In a single window of the Microscilla marina ATCC 23134 genome:
- a CDS encoding transglutaminase-like domain-containing protein, which produces MYKLRIFTLIATLAPVLGHSLVFSQSKNVRLAQKYQLRYPNTKAVVLNADIIYEFGYNDKNALPYITETRQETYLALRGGEKLRRFSFYDQHSKIKETKRFGTNNEATLNQEVVCGNYNSDGIFYSDAQVCQYPFYLPAIGDIQGLLLKKTYDDPRYFTTVFFNDELPVIAQTVTFKVPQWMDVTLKPFNFMGFDIQHKKVVKENGNTHHIFSMRQLPAIENYDDVPGKTHTYPHVLVLSKGFKQHGKKIALLGSIDDLYQWYRKVARQTNNQTETLKPLVSKLISDKKTKTEQIKTIFYWVQDNIRYIAFEDGMAAFKPESAQEVYQKKYGDCKGMANLMKTMLKLAGFDARLTWIGTRRIAYDYTLPSIAVANHMICTLMFNNQKYYLDATEKYVPFGKYAERIQGRPVLIENGDTYLLEKIPVAVQGENKINFTQNLVIEGESLKGSGQQAYYGEQKKQLLYFLNHTPQKKPQELIRFIVDLDSKNCFADSIRFSHLQKRAGAFLINYKVKLDNMVARFDSELYIDLDFYKDFKTHKVAKKRFSSLDLQEKVLRKTKIILQLPKGYRVKHLPTPLIQTHPVFAFKIHFKTEGNQLIYTKEISTQSSLIKKTDFEAWNKAIDALNKIYNDQVILTKKQ; this is translated from the coding sequence ATGTACAAACTACGTATTTTTACCCTTATTGCTACCTTGGCACCTGTACTCGGTCATAGCCTGGTATTTTCTCAAAGCAAAAACGTACGGTTGGCACAAAAATACCAACTACGCTACCCCAACACCAAGGCAGTGGTGCTCAACGCTGACATTATCTATGAGTTTGGATACAATGATAAAAATGCCCTGCCTTATATTACAGAAACCCGTCAAGAGACCTACCTGGCCTTGCGGGGAGGAGAAAAACTTCGACGATTTTCGTTTTATGACCAACATAGCAAAATAAAAGAAACCAAACGTTTTGGCACAAACAACGAAGCTACTCTAAACCAAGAAGTTGTATGTGGCAATTATAATTCTGATGGCATTTTTTATTCTGATGCACAAGTATGCCAATACCCTTTTTACCTGCCTGCTATTGGGGATATTCAGGGGCTTTTACTCAAAAAAACTTATGATGACCCCCGCTATTTCACCACCGTTTTTTTTAATGATGAACTTCCGGTCATTGCGCAAACGGTGACATTCAAAGTGCCTCAGTGGATGGATGTAACACTCAAACCATTTAACTTTATGGGTTTTGACATACAACACAAAAAGGTAGTCAAAGAAAACGGCAACACCCACCATATTTTTAGCATGCGGCAACTACCTGCTATAGAAAACTACGACGATGTACCAGGCAAAACCCATACTTACCCCCATGTGTTGGTGCTGTCAAAAGGGTTTAAGCAACACGGGAAAAAGATTGCTTTGCTGGGGTCTATAGATGATTTGTACCAATGGTACCGCAAGGTAGCCCGGCAAACAAATAACCAAACCGAAACCTTGAAACCACTGGTAAGCAAGTTGATTTCGGATAAAAAAACTAAAACCGAACAAATCAAAACTATTTTTTATTGGGTGCAAGACAACATCCGGTACATTGCTTTTGAGGATGGCATGGCGGCTTTTAAGCCTGAAAGTGCCCAGGAAGTGTACCAGAAAAAGTACGGTGATTGTAAAGGAATGGCTAATCTTATGAAAACGATGCTCAAGCTTGCCGGCTTTGATGCCCGCCTTACCTGGATTGGTACCAGACGCATCGCTTATGACTATACGTTGCCTTCTATAGCAGTGGCCAACCACATGATTTGCACGCTCATGTTCAACAACCAAAAATATTACCTGGACGCCACCGAAAAGTATGTACCTTTTGGCAAGTATGCCGAGCGAATTCAAGGCAGACCAGTGTTGATTGAAAATGGGGATACTTATTTACTGGAAAAAATACCCGTAGCCGTGCAGGGAGAAAACAAAATAAACTTCACCCAAAACCTTGTAATAGAGGGTGAAAGCCTCAAAGGTAGTGGTCAACAGGCGTATTATGGCGAACAAAAAAAACAATTATTATATTTTTTGAATCACACCCCCCAAAAGAAACCTCAGGAGTTGATTCGGTTTATTGTAGACCTTGACAGTAAGAATTGCTTTGCTGATAGTATTAGGTTTAGCCACCTTCAGAAACGAGCAGGTGCTTTTCTAATCAATTATAAGGTAAAGCTAGATAACATGGTGGCCAGGTTTGACAGTGAGCTATACATAGACCTTGATTTTTATAAAGATTTTAAGACGCACAAAGTTGCTAAAAAGCGTTTCAGCAGTCTTGACCTCCAGGAAAAAGTGTTGCGTAAAACCAAAATTATACTCCAACTGCCCAAAGGTTATCGGGTAAAACACCTCCCTACCCCACTTATTCAAACTCACCCAGTGTTTGCGTTTAAAATTCATTTTAAAACTGAGGGCAATCAGCTAATTTATACTAAAGAAATATCGACCCAAAGTAGCCTGATCAAAAAAACAGATTTTGAAGCCTGGAATAAAGCAATTGATGCTTTGAACAAAATCTACAATGATCAGGTCATTTTAACCAAAAAACAGTAG
- a CDS encoding lipocalin-like domain-containing protein, giving the protein MKYQRMILLAISLLATTCYETKAQNIHKKNLTKKWKLSTYKYGKTHYKPSKQEQRDYILLKDDLTYVSLDKGKAATGKWKLNTNGKFIRLWNKKGESIRFFIQTLTLNRLVLKADLKDMREIDIHYVSTK; this is encoded by the coding sequence ATGAAATATCAAAGAATGATTTTATTGGCTATAAGCCTATTAGCAACAACCTGTTATGAAACCAAAGCCCAGAATATCCATAAGAAAAACCTGACCAAAAAGTGGAAATTATCTACTTATAAATATGGTAAAACCCATTACAAGCCTTCGAAACAAGAACAAAGAGATTATATCTTATTGAAAGATGACCTGACATATGTATCCCTGGATAAGGGCAAAGCAGCCACTGGTAAGTGGAAACTGAACACCAATGGGAAGTTTATCAGGCTTTGGAACAAAAAGGGAGAGTCCATCAGATTTTTTATTCAGACCTTGACACTAAATCGCCTGGTTTTGAAGGCAGACCTCAAGGATATGCGGGAAATAGATATTCATTATGTATCAACTAAATAG
- a CDS encoding alpha/beta hydrolase family protein, producing the protein MKKNVKRFLLCLFLLLLAFFIWLPADNYTAHPIRFLSNQDTLSGVLNMPKGLPKDSLTLLIFVHGDGALTANAHGYYESIWRHLAAKGVATLAWDKKGVGASQGNWLSQDMEARAQEVRDALKYVRTSQKWRFSKIGVIGFSQGGWVLPLLNTHSKVQLSFMIIVSGAVNWRQQSNYLTTQRLKREGKNAHEIAKGLAQNKADHQFLLQKKNYEAYLAYERKKQATTGIPPRLMTRERYYFVQKNIRADATEGLKRLQCPVFALFGDKDLNVNFQESSSIYRNIFMKYHPQQCVVKTYTNATHSLLKHRHFQKIRPDATFMWKFWLWGEHAFVSGVLDDIRAFALHQKI; encoded by the coding sequence ATGAAAAAAAATGTAAAAAGATTCTTGTTATGCCTGTTTTTACTGCTGTTGGCATTTTTTATATGGTTACCAGCAGACAATTATACGGCTCACCCAATACGTTTTTTGAGTAATCAAGATACTTTATCAGGAGTACTCAATATGCCCAAAGGTCTACCAAAAGACTCGCTTACGCTGTTGATCTTTGTGCATGGAGACGGTGCCTTAACTGCTAATGCCCACGGATATTACGAATCTATCTGGAGACATCTGGCAGCAAAAGGGGTGGCTACTCTGGCTTGGGATAAGAAAGGAGTAGGGGCTTCGCAAGGAAACTGGCTATCTCAAGACATGGAAGCGCGAGCCCAAGAAGTAAGAGATGCGCTAAAGTATGTACGTACCAGCCAAAAGTGGCGATTTTCAAAAATTGGGGTGATTGGCTTTAGTCAGGGAGGATGGGTACTTCCTTTGTTAAATACCCATTCAAAGGTTCAGCTCAGTTTTATGATCATAGTTTCAGGAGCAGTTAACTGGAGGCAACAAAGCAACTATTTAACCACCCAAAGGCTCAAGAGAGAAGGAAAAAATGCCCATGAGATTGCGAAAGGTTTGGCTCAAAACAAAGCAGATCATCAATTTTTACTTCAGAAAAAAAACTATGAAGCATACTTAGCTTATGAGCGTAAAAAACAGGCTACCACCGGCATTCCCCCTCGTTTAATGACCAGAGAGCGCTATTATTTTGTGCAAAAAAATATACGAGCAGATGCCACAGAAGGACTTAAACGCCTTCAATGCCCGGTGTTTGCGCTGTTTGGTGATAAAGATCTGAATGTGAATTTTCAAGAGTCATCGAGCATTTACCGAAACATTTTTATGAAATATCATCCTCAGCAATGTGTCGTGAAGACTTACACCAACGCTACTCATAGTTTACTCAAACATCGGCATTTTCAAAAAATACGCCCAGATGCGACTTTCATGTGGAAGTTTTGGCTTTGGGGAGAGCATGCCTTTGTTTCAGGAGTACTAGATGATATTCGGGCTTTTGCTTTACATCAAAAAATTTAG
- a CDS encoding DUF2461 domain-containing protein, with translation MNTQNILRFLADLAQNNTREWMQDNKKVYQQAKKDFEEFTSEVIEEIATFDPNITGLTAKDCLFRLHRDVRFSKDKSPYKLNFGASITKGGRKSHWAGYYLQIQPGGESFMAGGCYMPASENLAKIRQEIDYNAEEFRKLLAADGFKKYFGTLSGEQVKTSPKGYKKDNPNIDLLRHKSFTMWHKVTDKQVLSKNYKTLIVHAFEAMKPVNDFLNTAME, from the coding sequence ATGAATACCCAAAACATATTGCGTTTTTTGGCTGACCTTGCCCAAAACAATACCCGTGAATGGATGCAGGACAACAAAAAAGTATACCAACAAGCCAAGAAAGATTTTGAAGAGTTCACCAGTGAAGTCATAGAAGAAATAGCGACTTTTGACCCCAACATAACCGGGCTTACCGCTAAAGACTGTCTCTTTCGCCTTCATCGTGATGTTCGGTTTAGTAAAGACAAAAGCCCTTATAAACTTAACTTTGGGGCATCTATTACCAAAGGTGGGCGCAAATCGCACTGGGCTGGGTATTATTTGCAAATACAGCCAGGAGGCGAATCGTTTATGGCAGGGGGCTGTTATATGCCTGCTTCCGAAAACCTGGCAAAAATACGTCAGGAGATTGATTATAATGCAGAAGAGTTTAGAAAATTGTTGGCAGCCGATGGCTTTAAAAAATATTTTGGTACCTTATCGGGCGAACAAGTAAAAACTTCGCCGAAAGGCTACAAAAAAGATAATCCCAATATTGACCTACTGCGCCATAAGAGCTTTACAATGTGGCACAAAGTAACGGATAAACAAGTGCTGAGCAAAAACTATAAAACCTTGATTGTGCATGCTTTTGAAGCAATGAAACCAGTCAATGACTTTTTGAATACCGCCATGGAGTAG
- a CDS encoding aconitate hydratase: MAFDIDMIKAVYAQITERVEAARKIVNHPLTLSEKILYAHLWDGNPSKVFTRGKDYVDFAPDRIACQDATAQMALLQFMQAGKPKVAVPTTVHCDHLIQAKIGADKDLQEALNTSNEVFNFLGSVSNKYGIGFWKPGAGIIHQVVLENYAFPGGMMIGTDSHTVNAGGLGMVAIGVGGADAVDVMAGMPWELKFPKLIGVKLTGKLSGWSSSKDVILKVADILTVKGGTGAIIEYFGEGAKSISCTGKGTICNMGAEVGATTSTFGYDDSMERYLRITGRDEVADAANQVRAHLTGDPEAYANPEKHFDQLIEINLSELKPHINGPFTPDLATPVGEMTEKAKKNDWPMEVEWGLIGSCTNSSYEDLTRAASVAQQAIDKKLKTRAEFGINPGSEMIRYTAERDGLLEVFEKLDARIFTNACGPCIGQWARAGADKQPKNTIVHSFNRNFSKRADGNPNTHAFVTSPEMVAAIAISGRLDFNPMTDKLTNESGEEVMLEEPTGMEFPPKGFDVEDSGYVAPPADGSNVEVVVAPDSKRLQLLTPFEPWDGKNITGAKLLIKAFGKCTTDHISMAGPWLRYRGHLDNISDNCLIGAVNAFGKETNKVKNQVTGKYGEVPATQRVYKAEGIPTVVVGDHNYGEGSSREHAAMEPRHLGVKVVLVKSFARIHETNLKKQGMLGITFANENDYDLIQEDDTFNFIDLENFAPDKPLTVEIVHADGSKDTIKANHTYNQAQIKWFKAGSALNLIKTQNKS; the protein is encoded by the coding sequence ATGGCTTTTGATATAGATATGATAAAAGCGGTGTATGCTCAAATAACTGAGCGTGTAGAAGCCGCCCGAAAAATTGTAAACCACCCCCTTACGCTATCAGAAAAAATATTATACGCCCACCTTTGGGATGGCAATCCCTCCAAAGTATTTACTCGTGGTAAAGACTACGTAGATTTTGCCCCTGACCGTATTGCTTGCCAGGATGCTACTGCACAAATGGCTTTGTTGCAGTTTATGCAAGCCGGAAAACCAAAAGTAGCTGTACCTACTACTGTACACTGTGACCACTTGATTCAGGCAAAAATAGGTGCTGACAAAGACTTGCAAGAAGCATTGAACACCAGTAACGAGGTTTTCAACTTTTTGGGGTCTGTATCTAATAAATATGGCATTGGTTTCTGGAAACCAGGCGCTGGCATTATTCACCAGGTAGTGCTCGAAAACTACGCTTTTCCTGGTGGAATGATGATTGGTACTGACTCTCATACTGTAAACGCTGGTGGCTTGGGTATGGTAGCCATTGGTGTAGGTGGTGCTGATGCCGTAGATGTAATGGCAGGTATGCCCTGGGAACTTAAATTCCCTAAGTTGATTGGAGTAAAATTGACTGGTAAGCTTTCTGGATGGAGTTCTTCCAAAGATGTGATTTTGAAAGTAGCCGATATTTTGACTGTAAAAGGTGGGACTGGAGCCATCATTGAGTACTTTGGCGAAGGAGCCAAGTCTATTTCTTGTACGGGTAAAGGAACCATTTGTAACATGGGAGCCGAAGTAGGGGCTACTACTTCTACCTTTGGTTACGACGATTCTATGGAGCGTTACCTCAGAATTACTGGAAGAGACGAGGTGGCGGATGCTGCCAACCAAGTAAGAGCTCACCTAACAGGTGACCCTGAGGCTTACGCTAATCCAGAAAAACATTTTGATCAATTAATTGAAATCAACCTTTCGGAGCTTAAACCTCACATAAACGGGCCTTTTACCCCTGACCTTGCTACTCCAGTCGGCGAAATGACCGAAAAAGCTAAAAAGAACGACTGGCCAATGGAAGTTGAGTGGGGATTGATTGGCTCTTGTACCAACTCTTCTTATGAAGACCTTACCCGGGCAGCTTCGGTAGCGCAGCAAGCCATCGACAAAAAACTCAAAACCAGGGCTGAGTTTGGCATCAACCCTGGTTCAGAAATGATTCGCTATACGGCGGAGCGAGATGGTTTGTTAGAAGTTTTTGAGAAACTGGATGCCCGCATCTTTACCAACGCTTGCGGACCTTGTATTGGGCAATGGGCAAGAGCAGGTGCCGACAAACAACCCAAAAATACTATTGTTCACTCGTTTAACCGCAACTTCTCTAAGCGAGCCGATGGTAACCCAAACACCCACGCTTTTGTAACTTCTCCAGAAATGGTAGCTGCCATTGCCATCTCGGGTCGTTTAGATTTTAACCCAATGACCGACAAGCTCACGAATGAAAGTGGCGAAGAGGTAATGTTGGAAGAGCCTACTGGTATGGAGTTTCCTCCCAAAGGCTTTGATGTAGAAGATTCGGGTTATGTAGCTCCTCCTGCTGATGGGTCAAACGTAGAAGTAGTAGTGGCACCAGACTCTAAACGCTTGCAACTATTGACTCCTTTTGAGCCTTGGGACGGTAAGAATATTACTGGTGCCAAGTTATTGATCAAAGCCTTTGGTAAATGTACTACTGACCACATTTCTATGGCTGGTCCTTGGTTGCGTTACCGTGGTCACCTCGACAATATCTCTGATAACTGTTTGATTGGTGCGGTAAATGCATTTGGTAAAGAAACCAACAAGGTGAAAAATCAGGTCACTGGCAAATATGGCGAAGTACCTGCCACCCAACGTGTGTATAAAGCCGAGGGAATCCCTACTGTAGTAGTGGGTGACCATAACTATGGTGAAGGTTCTTCACGCGAGCACGCTGCTATGGAGCCTCGTCATTTGGGGGTAAAAGTAGTATTGGTAAAATCGTTTGCCCGTATTCACGAAACTAACCTGAAAAAACAAGGGATGTTGGGTATTACGTTTGCCAACGAAAACGACTACGACCTGATTCAGGAAGATGATACCTTTAACTTTATTGACTTAGAAAACTTTGCTCCTGACAAGCCTTTGACTGTGGAAATAGTACACGCTGATGGTAGCAAAGATACCATCAAAGCCAACCATACTTACAACCAAGCTCAAATTAAGTGGTTTAAGGCTGGATCGGCGTTGAACCTTATCAAGACTCAAAATAAGTCATAA
- a CDS encoding YheT family hydrolase encodes MPVISESSYRSPFWLPNRHLQTIYPNILRRIEGVHYQRERIDTPDGDFLDLDWCKSPSGQPRLVIMSHGLEGDTHRTYMKGMVRAFRQQNWDVLTWNYRGCSGENNRLIKAYHSGATYDLATVVQHALSLNVYQEVVMVGFSLGGNLTLKYLGEQGAQLSELITKSVIFSAPVDLAACADEISKPHNFIYAKRFLRTLKQKLKAKIERYPDAFAPGIMQQIKTLRDFDNLYTAPVHGFENAQDYYKQCSARYFLDTIAIPTLIVNAQNDSFLAPTCYPKTQVEKLDWIFLEIPRKGGHCGFAPAKPNDLYWSEQRALEFVQG; translated from the coding sequence ATGCCTGTTATTTCAGAATCTTCTTATCGTTCGCCTTTTTGGTTACCCAATAGGCACTTACAAACCATTTACCCCAATATACTGCGCCGGATTGAAGGCGTACATTACCAAAGAGAACGGATTGACACCCCAGATGGTGATTTTCTTGACCTTGACTGGTGCAAGTCGCCCTCTGGTCAACCTCGCCTGGTGATTATGTCGCACGGTCTGGAAGGCGACACTCACCGTACTTACATGAAAGGAATGGTGCGGGCTTTTCGCCAACAAAACTGGGATGTGCTAACCTGGAACTACCGGGGTTGCAGTGGAGAAAACAACCGCTTGATCAAGGCTTACCATAGTGGGGCTACTTATGACTTGGCAACGGTGGTACAACACGCGCTTTCGCTCAATGTATACCAAGAAGTGGTCATGGTGGGCTTTAGCTTGGGGGGCAACCTTACCCTCAAATACTTGGGTGAACAAGGGGCTCAATTGTCAGAACTAATCACCAAGTCGGTGATTTTTTCGGCTCCCGTAGATTTGGCGGCTTGTGCCGATGAGATAAGCAAGCCGCATAACTTTATTTATGCCAAGCGCTTTTTGCGCACCCTTAAACAAAAGCTTAAGGCGAAGATTGAACGATATCCTGACGCCTTTGCACCGGGTATTATGCAACAAATCAAAACGTTGCGTGATTTTGACAATTTATACACCGCACCTGTGCATGGGTTTGAAAACGCACAAGACTACTATAAACAATGTAGTGCCCGTTATTTTTTAGATACAATTGCCATCCCCACCTTGATTGTAAACGCTCAAAACGACAGTTTTTTGGCACCCACATGCTACCCTAAAACACAGGTTGAAAAGCTAGACTGGATTTTTTTAGAAATTCCCCGAAAGGGTGGGCACTGTGGCTTTGCCCCAGCAAAACCAAATGATTTGTATTGGTCTGAGCAACGCGCACTTGAGTTTGTACAAGGTTAG
- a CDS encoding methylmalonyl-CoA mutase family protein, with protein sequence MSTQSHEKLLQEFETSNKAAWIEKAVERLKDKDFQALGSVTYEGIRQSPFYTAEDQVHNALTATDFGNAAKWQNREIIHFFPWVDNDQDLRIEDAPQLAQNAHQLALQALAKGADAVHFDLFGVDATLVDFDVLLQGIDLEKNAVGFSFDGRIEPFISQMDHTQWKGTIDYDFLANWTISGHYHNTVFEDLAELIHYTHHRPQVKALTINTNHLHNAGANAVQELAFGIATVVEYIHQLTDLGLDLPLLLRNVEFSMGTGSNYFMEIAKFRALRILWKQVLAGYEVDTARFPVSLHAQTSVWNKTVSDVYVNMLRSTTEAMSAVIGGSDALSVLPYNDFFTEPDEFARRIARNVSTLLKEESYLDKVIDAASGAYYIENLTQSLAKQGWALFQQTEQRGGFMKAFKAGFIQTEIEKVASERIANAEAGIDVLVGTNKYQNPDEALESIPEDADATEAQNGLRLLRLRRVAEGIERQRLKENK encoded by the coding sequence ATGAGTACGCAATCACACGAAAAATTACTACAGGAATTTGAAACCAGCAACAAAGCAGCCTGGATAGAGAAAGCAGTTGAAAGACTAAAAGATAAAGACTTTCAGGCGTTGGGTTCTGTTACCTATGAAGGAATCCGGCAAAGCCCTTTTTATACAGCTGAAGACCAAGTCCACAATGCACTTACTGCTACCGACTTTGGCAATGCTGCAAAGTGGCAAAACCGTGAAATTATTCACTTCTTTCCCTGGGTGGACAATGACCAGGACTTGCGCATAGAAGATGCTCCCCAGCTTGCCCAAAATGCCCATCAGTTGGCATTGCAGGCTTTGGCAAAAGGAGCCGATGCTGTACACTTTGACTTGTTTGGTGTAGATGCTACACTGGTAGATTTTGATGTACTTTTACAGGGAATTGATCTCGAAAAAAATGCTGTAGGTTTTTCTTTTGACGGACGCATTGAGCCTTTTATTTCGCAAATGGACCATACGCAGTGGAAGGGTACCATAGACTACGATTTTTTGGCCAACTGGACCATTAGTGGGCATTACCACAATACTGTATTTGAAGACCTTGCCGAACTTATTCACTATACCCATCACCGTCCACAAGTCAAGGCGTTGACCATTAACACCAATCACCTGCACAATGCTGGAGCCAATGCAGTACAAGAACTTGCGTTTGGTATAGCTACAGTTGTAGAGTATATCCACCAGTTGACTGACTTGGGGCTCGATCTCCCTCTTTTATTGCGCAATGTAGAGTTTTCGATGGGCACAGGTAGCAATTATTTTATGGAAATTGCTAAATTCAGGGCTTTAAGAATACTTTGGAAGCAAGTATTGGCAGGGTATGAGGTAGACACTGCTCGGTTTCCTGTGAGTCTACACGCTCAAACCTCAGTATGGAACAAAACTGTTTCGGACGTGTACGTGAATATGTTGCGTAGTACTACCGAAGCTATGTCAGCTGTGATAGGAGGGAGTGATGCTTTAAGCGTGTTGCCTTATAATGACTTTTTTACTGAACCCGACGAGTTTGCCCGTCGCATAGCCCGCAATGTGTCTACCTTGCTCAAAGAAGAATCTTACCTTGACAAGGTAATAGATGCTGCTTCGGGGGCTTATTATATAGAAAACCTGACCCAAAGCCTGGCAAAGCAAGGTTGGGCACTTTTTCAGCAAACCGAACAACGAGGTGGGTTTATGAAAGCTTTCAAAGCAGGCTTTATTCAAACCGAAATAGAAAAGGTGGCCAGTGAACGAATTGCCAATGCTGAGGCAGGCATAGATGTGTTGGTGGGCACCAACAAATACCAAAATCCAGACGAAGCCCTGGAAAGTATTCCAGAAGATGCTGATGCTACTGAAGCTCAAAATGGGCTAAGGCTTTTGCGACTTCGCAGGGTGGCTGAGGGCATAGAACGGCAAAGATTGAAGGAGAATAAGTAG
- a CDS encoding SDR family oxidoreductase, with the protein MDLNLQGKNAFVAGSTQGIGKASAIALAQLGARVTLLARNETRLKHVLEELDTSAGQVHDYILVDFSEPDTLREKVDAYLSDTPQAIHILINNTGGPPGGPIANAEVEEFKSAIDMHLVCNHILVQGLMEGMRKEGFGRIVNVISTSVKQPINGLGVSNTVRGAVANWSKTLANELGQYGITVNNVLPGFTKTARLEQIVENRAQKLKKSNEEIEEVMKAGVPARRFAEAEEVANAIVFLASPAAGYINGINVPVDGGRTACL; encoded by the coding sequence ATGGATTTAAATCTACAGGGAAAGAATGCTTTTGTGGCTGGGAGTACCCAAGGCATAGGCAAAGCCAGCGCTATAGCATTGGCTCAACTAGGGGCAAGGGTTACTTTGTTGGCAAGAAACGAAACTCGTTTGAAACATGTGCTCGAAGAGTTGGATACTTCGGCTGGGCAGGTACACGATTATATCTTGGTTGATTTTTCGGAACCTGACACTTTACGTGAAAAAGTAGACGCTTATCTGTCTGATACACCTCAAGCCATTCATATACTGATTAATAACACTGGAGGCCCTCCGGGTGGACCTATTGCCAACGCTGAGGTAGAAGAGTTCAAGAGCGCTATAGACATGCACTTGGTTTGTAACCATATATTGGTGCAAGGGCTTATGGAGGGGATGCGCAAAGAAGGTTTTGGGCGAATTGTGAATGTCATTTCTACTTCAGTAAAACAACCCATCAATGGCTTGGGGGTATCAAATACTGTAAGAGGTGCGGTAGCCAACTGGTCTAAAACATTGGCCAATGAATTGGGACAATACGGCATTACAGTCAATAATGTATTGCCAGGTTTTACCAAAACAGCCCGCCTGGAGCAAATAGTAGAAAATCGCGCTCAAAAACTGAAAAAAAGCAATGAAGAAATAGAAGAAGTGATGAAAGCAGGGGTTCCTGCCCGTCGTTTTGCCGAAGCCGAAGAAGTAGCCAACGCCATTGTATTTTTGGCGAGCCCAGCAGCGGGATACATCAATGGTATTAACGTGCCAGTAGACGGAGGACGTACAGCTTGCTTGTAA
- a CDS encoding leucine-rich repeat domain-containing protein, whose amino-acid sequence MSNTPGNILKKIEKAQEEQSKELYLYWHPELTEFPEEVFALEQLEVLRVGGSFEENCTIEIIPDEIKSLKNLKEFHLGFAQLTILPDALLELPHLKILGLTRNLFTEVPEQVMKMTALENLSLAGNLLESFPEDMSIFTELHSLDISGNDFAEIPASVFQLSKLEELYANFNLLTAIPEEIANLKELKELYLMYNEISEIPEALLKLPKIEKMNLLCNPVKSIPEVITSSSLQSMALNIEDEEAKVMMNDMKIGRALVYGMREPSQASERYFKQIQYPKINNVPKEIIRQGTQAIKEFMLDLNLEDTSVDIDEEINL is encoded by the coding sequence ATGAGCAATACACCAGGAAATATTCTAAAGAAAATAGAGAAAGCCCAGGAAGAACAGTCAAAAGAGCTATACTTATATTGGCACCCGGAACTTACTGAGTTCCCTGAAGAAGTTTTTGCCTTAGAACAATTAGAAGTACTAAGAGTGGGCGGTAGTTTTGAGGAAAACTGCACAATTGAAATTATCCCAGATGAGATAAAGTCTCTTAAAAACCTCAAAGAGTTTCATTTAGGGTTTGCCCAGCTTACTATTTTGCCTGACGCATTGCTGGAGCTACCCCATCTAAAAATATTAGGGCTTACCCGTAACTTGTTTACAGAAGTACCTGAGCAGGTAATGAAAATGACTGCTTTGGAAAACCTTTCGTTGGCGGGCAACCTGCTTGAGTCTTTTCCAGAAGATATGAGTATTTTTACTGAACTTCATTCTCTGGATATTTCAGGAAACGACTTTGCAGAAATTCCCGCAAGTGTGTTCCAACTAAGTAAACTTGAAGAGCTTTACGCCAACTTTAATTTGCTTACGGCCATTCCTGAAGAAATAGCAAACCTAAAGGAACTGAAAGAGCTTTACCTGATGTATAACGAGATAAGCGAAATACCAGAAGCCTTGCTTAAGTTACCAAAAATTGAAAAAATGAATCTTTTGTGCAACCCTGTAAAGAGTATTCCTGAAGTGATTACTTCCTCTTCGTTGCAGTCTATGGCATTGAACATAGAAGACGAAGAAGCCAAGGTAATGATGAATGACATGAAAATAGGGCGAGCTTTGGTATATGGTATGCGTGAACCAAGTCAAGCATCTGAGCGATATTTCAAACAGATTCAGTATCCTAAAATTAACAATGTACCCAAAGAAATCATCAGACAAGGAACACAGGCCATCAAAGAGTTTATGTTAGACCTAAACCTTGAAGATACTTCGGTAGACATAGACGAGGAGATCAACTTGTAA